The Hippocampus zosterae strain Florida unplaced genomic scaffold, ASM2543408v3 HiC_scaffold_388, whole genome shotgun sequence genome contains the following window.
CTGTCGAGGTCAGCCCGATGTTTGAAGGTCACCAAGCTGCACGTGAAGATGATGCTCGTGGAGAGGCGATGCAAAGGCTGTAGGGCGGTCATGGTAGGCCATACGTGCGCGGACGGGTGCGAGGTGGGCGGAAAGCTGTCAATCTTCGCCAGTCTGCTCTGCCAATGCGGGGATGACCCACTCGAGGTGGTGCTGAAAGGGCAGGCTGCCCTGGACTGGTTCAAAGAGCAACTGGACGAGTTCGAAGCCGTCCTCATCCAAGATTGCATAGACTTCGGGCCTTTGAAGCTGTACCGCCAGAAAAAGGAGTTTGTCATGCAGGCCCATGGCAAGAACCTGCCCCCCAGCGAGCCCAGGGCTGAGCTCTGCAGGCAGCTTGTGCACTGCCTGCAGAGCAGATTCGTCCTGGGCAGATTTTTTTGCGATTTGGTCATGGAGCGGTGGATGCTCGGCTACGAGGAGAGGCACGAGCTGGCCAACACGATCGAGACTGACAGCGAATACCTGAGCAGGCGGGTGGTCAACCCCAACGGCATCATCCTCAACCGCAGAGAGGCACAGCCAGTCCACATGTACTGCCTGCGGGTGCTGCAGGTGCTGGAGGAGCGGGCGGACAGCCCCGCCAGCCAGCTGTACCTGGCTGCTCTGCAGGCAGGGCTACAGACGAAGACATGAGCATAGGGATGGATCATTTCTGCTGGGCCAGCTTGCGGAGGACGTACTGCAGGATGCCACCGTGCTTGAAATACTCAATTTCGGGCTCGGTGTCCAGCCGGCACTTCGTGGTGAAGGTCTTTCCGCAGGCGGTCTTGACCTCGATGTCCTTGTGGACTGCGATGCTCGCGAGGTTGATGGTGTACTACTCATCGCCCTTGAGGCCCAGGCTGTCCGCGCTTTGGCCGGGTTTGAACTCGAGTGGCAGGATGCCCATGCCGGCCAGGTTACTGCGGTGGATCCTCTCGAAGCTCTGGGCAATGACCGCCCGCACGCCCAGCAGCATGGGCCCCTTCGCCGCCCAGTCCCGGGACGAGCCCGAGCCGTACTCCTGCCCCGCGATCACGATCGCAGGGATTTTGGCCTCCTTGTACTTGAAGGCCGCCTCCGAGATGAACATGGTCTCTTTGGACGGCCAGTAGGTGGTCATCGGGCCCACCTTGTCGTGCAGCTTGTTGATGATCCGGGTGTTGGCGAAGGTGCCACGGGCCATCACCTCATCATTGCCTCGTCGCGCACCATAGGTGTTGAAGTCGATTGACTTGACGCCCTTCGACTCAAGGAACTTTGCGGCCGGCGAGGTCTTGGCTATATTGCCGGCAGGCGAGATGTGGTCAGTCGTGATCGAGTCACCAAAAAGGGCCAGCACTCGCGCCTTGGAGATCGTGGAAAGCGGCTGCGGGGTGGCCTCGGTGGTCTCGAAGAAGGGTGGCTTGTGGATGTAAGTGGACTGGTCTGACCACTGGTAGTGGGTTGACTTGGTGACCTGCAGGGTCTGCCAGTGCTTGGAGCCCTCAGTGACCTTCGAGTAGAACTGCTCGAACATCTCAGGCTTGAGGGCTTTCGCGAGGACCTCGCGAACCTCGGAGCGGGAAGGCCAGATGTCCTTGAGGAAGACGTTCTTGCCGTCCTTGTCCTTGCCGATTGGCTCCTTCTCGAAGTCGATGTCGACCCGGCCAGCCAGGGCATAGGCCACCACGAGGGGAGGCGAGGCCAGGTAGTTGGCCTTGATGTTGGGATGAATCCGGGCCTCAAAGTTGCGATTGCCCGACAGCACGGCAGCCCGCCACAATATCGCTCTTCTTAAGGGGCTCGCCAATCTCGTCCGGCAACTCACCAGAGTTGCCAATGCAGGTCATGCAGCCGTATCCGGCAGTAGTGAACCCGATCGCGTCCAAGTGCTTGTCCAGCCCGCTCTCCTCAAGGTACTTGGTGACCACCCCCGACCCGGGCGAGAGACTGGTCTTGATATAAGGGGCGATCGACAGCCCCTTCTCGATAGCCTTCTTGGCCAACATCCCTGCGGCCATCATCACGTCGGGGTTCGAGGTGTTCGTGCAGGAAGTGATGGCGGCGATCGCTACGAAACCGTTGCTCAGCTTGTACTCTTTGCCCTCGTAGGTCGTGTTCAGGGTGCTGGAGACCGTCTCCTTCGACAGCCCGAACCCTTTGAAGCCCAGCTCGTTGGTTAGGCAGTCCGTGAAGTCCTTCTTCATGGAGTCAAGCGGCACCCGGTCATGAGGCCGTTTTGGCCCCGACAGCGAGGGCACCACCTTGCCGAGGTCCAACTCCACGCCATCAGTGAAGACCAGCTTCTCGTTGCCCTTGCGGAACAGCCCGATCTTCTCGAGGACCTTGACACGGTCGATGATCTCTTTCGGGCGCTTGGTTTCCTCGAGGTACTTTAATGTGACGTTGTCGATCGGGAAGAAACCCATGGTGGCGCCGTACTCGGGTGCCATGTTGGCGATGGTGGCACGGTCTGCGAGGGTGAGGTTGTCCACCCCGTCTCCGTAAAACTCGACGAACTTGCCGACCACTTTCTTCTTGCGGAGGGTCTCGACGATGGTCAGCACAAGGTCAGTTGAGGTGACTGTGTCGGGCAGTTTCCCGGTCAGCTTGAAGCCGATCACCTCAGGGAGCACCATGCTGATCGGCTGGCCCAGCATGACCGCCTCTGCTTCGATCCCGCCCACGCCCCAGCCCATGACCCCCAGGCCGTTGATCATTGTGGTGTGGGAGTCGGTCCCGACGAGCGAGTCCGGGAACACCACGCCGTCATTGGTCTTGAGGGCCACCTGAGCCAGATACTCAAGGTTGACCTGGTGCACAATACCTGAGCCGGGCGGCACGATCTTGAAGTTCTGGAAGGCAGTGGAGCCCCACTTCAGGAACTCAAAGCGCTCCTTGTTGCGCTTGAACTCGATGGCCTCATTCTAGAGGTAGGCGCCTTTTTTCCTGGATACATCGACCTGGACGGAATGGTCGATCACCAGGTCGACCGGGCACAGGGGGTTGATCTTGTCCGCCTTGCCGCCCAGCCGGACAATGGCGTCCCGCATGGCGGCCAGGTCGACCACGGCAGGCACGCCCGTGAAGTCCTGGAGGATGACGCGGCCCGGTTTGAAGGGGATTTCTTTCTGGGCCTTGAAGTTCTCCTCCCACTTGTAGATCGTCTCAACGTCAGAGGCCTTCACCGAGAACTCGTCGCAGTTCCGGAGAGCGTTCTCGAGCAGGATCCGGATCGAGAAGGGCATCTTGTCGATCGTCGCTTGGCCGCGGTAGTCCTGCAGAGGGAAGTAGTGTAGTCCGCCTGTCTCCTTCCGGATGTTCTGGAAGGGGTTGACCTTGGCAGAAAGCCCGCGCTGGAGTCTTCTGGCAAGCATGATATTCACTTTATGGGTGTATCCACCGTGGCACCACGGGTGCTATGGACGCGATAAGCGGTGGGCCGGAGCTGCGGCCAGCCGAGGGCCTGACCGCCCTCGGAAGGAAGGGCGGGGGTAACCCGGCATCTAGATTTGCAGGATGGTGTATTGGCGAGATCAAAGGAGTTTGGCCATGTATGGCCCTTCCAGCTCGTAGCCCAGCTTGCGGTAGTAATCTCGAGTGCCCACACCTGAGATCACCAACATCTTCAGGCTGCCATGCTCTTACCGGGCGATCCGCTC
Protein-coding sequences here:
- the LOC127595079 gene encoding LOW QUALITY PROTEIN: probable cytoplasmic aconitate hydratase (The sequence of the model RefSeq protein was modified relative to this genomic sequence to represent the inferred CDS: deleted 1 base in 1 codon; substituted 2 bases at 2 genomic stop codons) gives rise to the protein MLARRLQRGLSAKVNPFQNIRKETGGLHYFPLQDYRGQATIDKMPFSIRILLENALRNCDEFSVKASDVETIYKWEENFKAQKEIPFKPGRVILQDFTGVPAVVDLAAMRDAIVRLGGKADKINPLCPVDLVIDHSVQVDVSRKKGAYLXNEAIEFKRNKERFEFLKWGSTAFQNFKIVPPGSGIVHQVNLEYLAQVALKTNDGVVFPDSLVGTDSHTTMINGLGVMGWGVGGIEAEAVMLGQPISMVLPEVIGFKLTGKLPDTVTSTDLVLTIVETLRKKKVVGKFVEFYGDGVDNLTLADRATIANMAPEYGATMGFFPIDNVTLKYLEETKRPKEIIDRVKVLEKIGLFRKGNEKLVFTDGVELDLGKVVPSLSGPKRPHDRVPLDSMKKDFTDCLTNELGFKGFGLSKETVSSTLNTTYEGKEYKLSNGFVAIAAITSCTNTSNPDVMMAAGMLAKKAIEKGLSIAPYIKTSLSPGSGVVTKYLEESGLDKHLDAIGFTTAGYGCMTCIGNSGELPDEIGEPLKKSDIVAAAVLSGNRNFEARIHPNIKANYLASPPLVVAYALAGRVDIDFEKEPIGKDKDGKNVFLKDIWPSRSEVREVLAKALKPEMFEQFYSKVTEGSKHWQTLQVTKSTHYQWSDQSTYIHKPPFFETTEATPQPLSTISKARVLALFGDSITTDHISPAGNIAKTSPAAKFLESKGVKSIDFNTYGARRGNDEVMARGTFANTRIINKLHDKVGPMTTYWPSKETMFISEAAFKYKEAKIPAIVIAGQEYGSGSSRDWAAKGPMLLGVRAVIAQSFERIHRSNLAGMGILPLEFKPGQSADSLGLKGDEXYTINLASIAVHKDIEVKTACGKTFTTKCRLDTEPEIEYFKHGGILQYVLRKLAQQK